A region of Daphnia carinata strain CSIRO-1 chromosome 10, CSIRO_AGI_Dcar_HiC_V3, whole genome shotgun sequence DNA encodes the following proteins:
- the LOC130689293 gene encoding uncharacterized protein LOC130689293, whose amino-acid sequence MRPVFDGAAKSKFGPSFKDVLETGPNLNPDLLAVLMRFRLNRIEFLNVCLYEQLVAYKWKRVPFGFSSSSFLLRVTLNKHLDGMEPLHSTILYTTVNQLKEQIYVDDYLGGANKISTAETRIQETNSTFQKAKLNMRSWVTNDETLRKFLSEKSLINPIVKIFTQ is encoded by the coding sequence atgcgACCGGTCTTTGACGGAGCGGCTAAATCCAAATTTGGACCAAGTTTCAAAGACGTTCTGGAAACCGGCCCAAACCTGAATCCCGATCTGCTAGCCGTTCTAATGCGATTCCGATTAAATCGAAtcgaatttttaaatgtctgcTTATATGAGCAGTTAGTTGCGTACAAATGGAAACGAGTTCCATTTGGATTCAGTTCTAGTTCATTCTTGCTACGAGTTACTCTCAACAAGCACTTGGATGGCATGGAGCCACTGCACTCTACAATACTGTACACTACAGTGAACCAGCTAAAGGAACAAATTTACGTCGACGACTACCTTGGTGGCGCCAACAAAATCTCCACAGCAGAAACTAGGATTCAGGAAACCAACTCCACCTTCCAGAAGGCTAAACTCAACATGCGAAGTTGGGTGACAAACGACGAAACACTTCGCAAATTTCTCAGTGAGAAGAGTCTCATTAACCCCATTGTAAAAATTTTCACTCAGTAG